The Dioscorea cayenensis subsp. rotundata cultivar TDr96_F1 chromosome 11, TDr96_F1_v2_PseudoChromosome.rev07_lg8_w22 25.fasta, whole genome shotgun sequence genomic interval GTTGGAAAATTTTACcgattttgttttgaaataatataattCTAGGACTGGTCAAGCAATCGAAGACTACAGACTGGAATCctaaacacataaaaaaaagcaattgtatatatatagattttatacaattttatctttttgtcaGCAAGCAAGACTGAAATTCACctaatataaacaaacataGTTTTATCTAGTCTAAtcaaatttaaactaattaataagtaataattaaaatttaaataaaaaaattccatatatatatacatattctaATAGAGaatgcttattttattttaaagttttgaaatatgacatttagtttttttaaagtgGAGCACTTCACTATCATTTGACACATTTAGTTTAGTCCCCTTAACACTTGTCAAAGCCCCTCATTTTTGACCAAAAGATTTCACATTAACTAAATCCAACAAATTCActcattttataaattgaatcaATGTCACTTTCACATTCACTATGAGcttaatatatataagatatcattaatataattttagcATCTAATCCTTGACTAAGGGAAAGTGGATTAGATTTCACATTAATCAAACCTTCAAATCCACCATTAAACCAAATTGAATTTCCAAGTAATAACTTTCTTAAATATATTGGAGTTATTGGTCAAAGTACACAACGTGCTTGAATTTACTTTATTAGctgaattttatttcaaatatatattaagtaatttttttcattattatttcaaattttcttgtcttaatttttatatttttttaagtaaaaattcaaaatattaacatAGATTAAAACGCCAAAGAATTATAATTCAACTGTATTGACTCTATTATGAAAAATGTTAGTGTGAGAAATTCAAGTCTTATAAAACACAATGGTATAATTGATCTTCGCATGTGAGTATAGATTTACGGTTCAAATTTTATGTCACTGGGTAATAGACAAATAATTCTCAGCATGTTCGGActatttgttgtatttgttaaaaaaaaaaaaccaattaaaataCGAGACACGGTGTAGTCAATCCAAGCGGATCTATACGACtatgattaaatttatttattatattaactaAATCCCATAATGTGGTCAAGATCTTGGGATCGAGAGCTGGCAAGATGAACGGCGATCCATTAGCCGTCTTATGAAATGGACGGTTGATCAACGAAGACTTCGCGTTTGTGTTCCCATCCGTTGGCTTCTCTTTCGTCCTCCGCGTTGGTTGTGACATGACAAGACTTTTAAAATTATGGTCTGAGTTTGGTGCCatcatttcaatatttatttatttatttatttttggtttttcttttatccTTTATATTTATAAGTAGAGGTATTGGATTAGTAGAGAGTTTCTCTTCATTCGTTCTTTggttttgcttttcttttaataaggtattcccctttttttaactttgaataCTTAATTATTAGTTCATTGATTGAAAACAAGCTTGATTGATTGCTTGCTTGCATGAATTATTTCTTGAtgtgtgttttgtttgtgttcCAAAAAAAggcaattaaaagagaaaataagtGAGCATTggatttaattattgttgtttttgttatagAGAATTCATTGATAGAAAACAAgcttatatatgatatttgtaTGAATTATTTCTAgatttgttttcatatatggTTGTTATGTTTTCAGTATGATTGTTATAATCTCTTTCAAGATGTGTTTTCATAtcattattgttaatatttgcTCATTGTTATTATCATGGATTAATATTTTCTCCAAAATGAtcatcattattaatatatgtttaaCTTCTTCACAGattcaaggaaaaaaaccaaCATTAATAATCATTTGGATCTCATTAGTACATCACACAAAAAGATATGAGTTTCTGCTGTTTTGATGCATTATTTGCCGGTATAAAAGATAAGGTCACTCCTTATTCTCAAGAAAACACTAATTATGGTAACCAATTTataccttttcttttcattatatatatatataataaattaaatcatgttATTTTATCTGAATTATATGAaccatgaaattatttttttctgcaGAAAACTCACCAGTCAAGAAGAACATAAAATTCTTTACTTACAATGAGTTAAGTTCAGCAACAAATGATTTTCATCCGAGCAATCGAATCGGCCGAGGTGGTTTCGGAATTGTATACAAGGTATGAATATTAATGTAATGCTAgcattttgtttgatttttcgaTGAATTTATAGAttcttaaattaaatttataaatgacaGGGAGTTCTCAGGAATGGATCAACAATAGCTGCAAAAGTACTCTCTGCTGAATCAAAACAAGGAGTTAATGAGTTTCTGACAGAGATTAACACAATTTCGAATGTTAAGCATCCGAATCTTGTTGAGCTCGTCGGTTGCTGTGTTCAAGGATCGAGTCGGATTTTGGTTTATGAATATGTTGAAAATAATAGTCTCGACCGCGCATTACTTGGTAAATTAATCTGTGAAACTGTTAAATATGCCGAATATAATGTTGAATTATTGTGAGGACTTATTATATAGTTTGGATTTTTATAGGTCCGAAGGGGAACAGATGTAAATTGAGTTGGAGCTCAAGGTCTGCAATTTGTTTGGGAGCAGCAAAAGGGCTTGTATTTCTGCATGAAGAGACAAGACCACATATTGTGCATAGAGACATAAAAGCTAGTAATATTCTTCTTGATCGAAACTTTGTACCGAAGATCGGAGACTTTGGTTTGGCGAAGCTTTTTCCTGATAATGTTACTCATCTTAGCACACGGATCGCGGGGACAATGTGAGTCTTTCGATATCATTTCGTATGTAAACTCTTATTCTGAAAATTCGGCTAACCAAACAACGAAAAATTGTCCACCAAGCtcattaattagaaaattaaattttaattttgattagaaTTAACAATATCAAATAAGGAACACTTGCTAATAGTATCATTTTAGCATGAGATTTATGTGAACCAAATTTTAACATTTCTGTTACTATAATTTCATGCAGGGGCTATTTAGCACCCGAATACGCAATGCACGGTCAATTGACTAAGAAAGCCGATGTATATAGTTTCGGTGTCCTCATACTCGAGATAATCAGTGGCAGAAGTACTTCAAAATCCACACATTCAGACACAGAACAAGCCCTATTAGAATGGGTAAGCATTCTTcttaaaatgaatttaaaacaaCAACTGAGAATATCgataatatgaaaattaatcaaagtaTGCAATGTACACAGACATGGCAGCTGTATGAAGAAGAGAAACTGACAGACCTTGTTGATCCAAACCTTAAAGAGTATCCAGAGGAGGATGTTAAGAGGTTCATCAAAGTAGCTCTTTTCTGCATACAAGCAGCAACAGCAAGAAGGCCATCAATGACTCAGGTTGTGGAGATGTTGTCAAAGCCAACGATAAGAATCAAAGAGAAGGAGCTGACGGCCCCCGGCCTCTGGCACAAGTCTTCGGCAACCAGCACAACAAGTTCAAGCAAGTCACAGGCCAATGATACTTCGCCTATGTTATCTGTAACTCCATTGACCGCACCTTCGGTCACATTGATGTTAGCCAGGTGACGCATGTATATCACCAGCCAATATCATTGATTCAATAGTTATCCCTGTTTGTTGTGTCCATTCTTTAAGTAGTTGTACAGGAGCTGAACTGTAGAACTCAATCCTTCAGTATACATAACCATATAATCTTAATAGAAAGCAACATAGAACTTCTCTACAAATGATAATGTAAACCAAGAGATCCATATTTCACACGAGTCTCTAATGCAAATAGGGGAACCAAAGCTCATGATAAAGTCATAGTAAACAAGGGGGCAAACAGCATTTGACTTCTACAGTAAGAGATTAATGGTAAATGCACCGGCAGGTGCTTATTCTGCAGCAACTGCCACTGGTTCTGTTGTTGTGTTGCTCTCAACAGGTGGTGCGGTGGCTGCCTCTTCCTTGGATGACGGTTTGCCATTTGCTGTGGTGGTTCCTTTCGGGGAACCCTGTTTCTTTGCGGCAGCGGGAGCTCCATCCTTGGCAGGTGCAGGAGCagggggtggtggtggtggtttcATGTGTGGGGGGAGATTGTGTTTCAGCTTCAGAAGTATTTGACGCATTCTAGAAAGATCAGTGGGCTTGCCAGGCTTGGGGCCCTGAATGACAACAATTGATGGCTTCTTGTCTTGATCTTTCTTCCCTCTCCTCTTCTCGATGTTGGGCACCTCATTGGGGATGAGTTCCGCAATTGCTTTCCAGTACTGCTTATCTGCATTTGTGTGGAACTTCTCTTGATTGGCCAGAAATAGCTAGAACCATAGAAATACATGTTGTTTAGTGGTAGAATTTTGGGAGCAAAGTTTTGGTCATTTCCAAAAAGTAGATGCACCTAGCTTCCATAccttttctctttctctgttgtggatcttgtttgTTTCACAATTCACCTTCCTTTTCTCATAAAAACCCGTCTTGTATTCATCAGCTTCCTTGTAAATTTGTTCCCTCAGTTCCTTTTCTCTTTCCTCTTTCTGCTTCAGAAGTTCAGCATTTTGGCTGCATGATTTAAGAGAGGATTATTCTTTTCACTCCAACATGCAATCAGAAAGCAGCCAAagatgatataaattaaaatggcCACATAAAACTACAATATAAGCATTAGACACTGTCAACAGGTGATGCATCACCACGACTAATTGTCATCTGCTGCATCACAAGTTAATCAAGCACAAGGCACAGcacacaggaaaaaaaaaaacatgactcTATGCTGGCCACATCAGAGATGCATAAattcatcaaaggaaaagaatagGAAAACCTTGTATCATCTGCTAAGAAACACCTTGATGCAAACAAAGTCTCACATTAAGATTTCAACCATATCGACTGTAGGATTCAATTAGCCATCTGTATCATATCATTCCTGGGGGAGGTTGATCTTTCCTCAAAATGTAACTAACAGCTCACAAAGACTAGTTCACTACTTTAAATTGCCCATATTTTAAAACCATTCCTGGAAAATCTCCCATGTCTTAGAGTAAACCTCAGCTAGACATCTGATCCTCTCATTTTCATATTACTATGGGAGCGTTTGTTTCATGGTTTTATGGGTGGTTTCCTACAAACTCCTGGAGAGCAAATCAAACTCCCATGTTTGTTTCAAGATATcgaaataaaaacatgttttcaCAGGAGCTAAAAATCTCATagaaatttaaatcaaattctCATCTTAAACTGATTGAACACCATAACCATTACAGCTGGATCCATATACCAAATTAAAGTCAATCTATGACCTAGTTCTTCTAAATGTTGTTTCCCACCATATTCAATATATAATTCAAACCATGTTCCTAATATTCCTCTGTAGCATATCATGCCAACACCAAAAATCTTTCGGACTTTTGGTTCTATCTTTTAACTGTGGTATCCAATCGACATGTTATTACATACCTTGGTGTAGTTGTGCCCTCAACACACAGTATTTAGTTATTCAATCCTCCCAGTTGACTTTTTTGTACAGAATGTGAGCTGACACATGCTTGAATTTAACACTACTATGTCTGAAAAAGCCATTGCTAGATATAAAACAATGTATTTTAGCTCATTACACAAAAATATACTACATCCAGGAAAATCTTAACTGCCAACTTAACACATGCAAAAATCGATTCTCACCCAATTATATTAATCAGATGTAGAGATCTTAAAGTTAAATCACGGAGAAATTGAATGACAGCAGGATAAATCAATTACTTAcaagaggagaaaaaaattctataacaAATCAAAGAGGTCCAGTACTACTTTaaggaaatgaaaaaaaaaagttacatatTTATGCTTACTCTCACATGATCATTTTAGCAACATCTATACTTAAGCAATTCATCAAAACTATTAAGTAATctgaaaatgagaaaataacaacaatttgCAAAAGAATTCAAAATCCATCCAAAGAAACAGAACATTTCTACTGAACCTAAatccacaaagaaaaaaaaaacaatagaacaCTAAACCAACAAGCTTTGATCATTAGAGAACAAAGGGAAATGAATTAGCACCTAAAGAATCCAACTTGATCTGTGATTGAGCACAATAAATACCAAGCTAAATGACTTATAGCGAAGGTATCATCATTCTTAAATCTATTCAAACATCAAACTTGTGATTTAGTAAACAATCtacatcaaaatcaatatttaCCAAACAAAAGATCTATTGATAGTTCTACCACAATCATCACTCTGggacataaaaaaatcaaagccaTCAAACAGATTGATTTATCATCAACAGATAACCAAAACAGAAGCAGATCTAGCAAATAACAAGCCAATAACTTCACACGAAGATAACCAAAACGAATTATAATCTAAATCTTCAACAGATCTAAACAAATAGAAACGTAGACGAATCAGatctaacaaaaaaacaactcacCGACGCCATTCCCGCAGGAGGAACCCCTCCTCCGGTTGCATCTCACCAGGCGGAGGCAGCGTAGGCTCATCGGAGAAGATCGCATCATGATCAGCTCCACCATTGGCTTCTGGCATCTCAAAAGGGGACGAGAACTCCTGATGTGGTTCAGGACTGTACCCAAACGGCTCCGGCGAGGGAGGGAAGCTACCCCCACCGCCGCCACTGCCAACGGAGACATGGTGAACATGGACATCGCCAAATCCATCGTCCGGCACATCCTTCGGCGGATCCTCTTCCGCAGCGAAGGCCGAGAAGGAGTCGTAGCGTTGGGAAGGGAGGCGGGGGTCATAGCCGATGTAGCCATCGTCGTCAAAGGGGCGGGTGGTGGCGGAGTTTGGCGGCGCCGCCTCGTGGCCGTCGGCGCTGAAGGCGTCGAAGGAGTTCGACATGGCTTCGATCGAGATCGAGATCGGGATCGAGGAAAATTTTGGGGGTGATTTCGCGGTGGAGTTCTTGCTCGTTGGAgaccttttttattattattattattattattattattattatctttgaaATTGGGAATGCTTTGGGAGTGAATGGGAAAGTTGTTGCTTTGggggttttttaaaattaccatGTTGCCCTCGTATTAAGAGCTGAATTACCATCCGTTTGGTGGCAATGGCAAGAAACTCGTGGGATTCGTTTGGTGTGATCTCAAAAAACGAAGGTCCATTGGTATAATTCTGATTAAGATTTACTCCATTTTGTGTTCTTTCCATTATTTATTTGCTGTTTTGAATTCAAAGAGAATTATAATTTACTTCCTTTgatcttttttatctgtcgtttttctatatttattattattttttaaattatacttaacattttatttaattcttttttttaaattaaatataagagagaaatataaagatataaattaggggtgattttgaaaaaataactaattttttaaaaaaaaatttgtgaaataactaagtttctTTGGTACGTGAGATTTGGTTAATGACAACAGAGGAACGGAAGAAATATATGATAAACTTTTATTACTTAATACAGTGTCTATagagttaataaatttctaaaaatccGATAAGTTACAATAACTGgtgtattttttaataaataacaataattagtGTATTTTTTGTACATATCTGTCCTTTGATAAACCCATAAGTAGAGGATTTTTATTgcctattataaaaaaaaaataattgaatgttaatgttaataataaattaaagtgaaaattgccaaaaacaccttgtaagtttacaatattgccaaaaacaccccattagttTTTGCActctcaaaaaccccttcctttttgaatacaatgatttttttaaacccccaaacatctaatagtgattgatagagttaatttagaatttttttggacTGAAATTGTCCCTCAAGTGGGAAGTTGTGCAAGTGTGATAgtgtttgactataatgcctcGGTGCAATGAGCTTTCTATTTAAAACgagctttttatttaaaaatacgaTGAGTATGAGGTCCTGCTTTAAAAACGAGTTTCCTGCTTAAAAacgagtttctatttaaaatgagtttttgtttaaaaatgagttttcctGCTTAAGAAacgagtttttgtttaaaaacgaGCGCTCTGCTTAAGAAACGAGTTTTCTGCTTAAGAAACGAgcgctttttgtttaaaaaacgAGGTCtgcatttaagaaatgagttttttcaTGGGcagtatttatcacccccaaaaatctctttatcGAGATTGGCGGGCCAGTGAGACAAAAGCACGCGGCTCACAATCACTACCACGctgcatgaaaaatgggatttcaagtTCGGAGAAAAAGTGCAACCTTTCCGATGCCTTCGCCGACGACGAGGGAGTacgcggtcttccccgaggtcgacgacgaagaagataaAAAGAGATAAGGCCGACGACAGTGGGAAGACGACTGAAGACGAAGActaagacggcgagatcgaacccctcACTCcagcgccgcttcctccctccgctcctcgtcaccgacttaggcaccatggatccaaaccccggaacgatccctaaccctaaccctattgctatccatgtatGCGGTCTCCGCAATGAGAATGGTTCCGCTCAAGTTCACTCGCACTTTATCCGGACGCCGCCACcaaagacctcaccactccgaccgccgaggaacgtcgccaacctggatcgccaacgccgataaagattttctcctttaagaccccacacgagcagtGCACCTTTCGAGATCGCCGCCAGATCCGGAGCTCAAGACTCAAGCCGCTCAGCGTGATCGCCGACGTacgagatactcaatgtcccctACTCAACgaggtctctgcttaaaaaataagctctcgctttaagaaatgagttctctgcttaagaaatgagttctctgcttataCGCttgttttgtctttgtttaaccatCGATGCTTTCCGCTTAATATATTGCGCTACgcttaaaaagtgcttaaatatcgctgtttctatttaaatacgtacgagtgcaacctttcgacgCCTTCGCCGACGActgaggagcatgcggtcttccccgaggtcgacgacgaagaagatgaaagagatgaggtcgacgatagggaagacgatgaagacgaagacgaagacggcgagatcgaacccctcatcgcgccgcttcctccctccgctccctatcaccgacttaggcaccacgGATCCAAACCCCTGAACGATccataaccctaaccctatcgCTATCCATGTCACGGTCTCCGCAATGAGAATGGTTCCGCTCAAGTTCAAATCTGctcttatccgacgtcgccatcgaagacctcaccactccgaccgccgaggaacgccgccaaccggatcgccaacgccaataaagatttctcctttaagattCCCACACGAGGCAGCCACCTTCGAGATCACTCGCCGATCTAGAGCTCAAAGACTCGCCGCTCGCATGAGATCAACGACGTACGAGATACTCAACGTCCCTACTCAACGAAGTTTCTGCTTAAAAATGAgtacttttgtttaaaaaataaagctcTCCTGCTTTAGAAAACGAGTCTTTGCTTTAtacgcttgtttgtctttgctTTAACCATCGATGCTTTCGCTTAATATATCAGCGCTTAcgctttaaaaaaagtgcttaaatatcgctgtttctatttaaatatgtactgagtggccaagattaattggtttttatatccgaggattaatttatcacgtaaatatttgtttttctcgctttaaatattaatgtttttgtttaaaaatgagttttatgtttaaaaactgAGGTttcgcttaagaaatgagtttttgtttaagaaatgaggctttcgcttaagaaatgaactctgcttaagaaatgaattCTGCTTAAGAAACGAGTCTCTGCTTTAAAAACGAATCTGCTTAAGAAACGAAGACAtacaaaaaggaatgcaaaaaagaatgaaaaatgatGCAAAAGCGTTTAAGAGCAATGATGAATTTCATAACGCAGGTAAAAGGAAGTTAAACAACAAGGAAGGGTTGTTCGAGCGATGCAAAAACTCACAGGTACTGCTTTTGGGTAAgctttttgaaattatcgagggtaAATGCGAATTTTccctaaattaaattataattttcattatcgCCTTCATTGCTTTATATTAGGAGACAATTACTTCACAATaggaaaatgatattttttttttctcaaataaaaaaaagttgaattcatttttacaataatttttgaaattactgACAGTTGTGACTTATctatatttacttaaaaaatatatatatataattttaacttttttacaGCTCTGCTTTCGATTTGGATTAGTCCGTTAACACAAATATATGAACCTTGTTGATGACCTCAGACTAACTCTCTACAAAAAATTGtcctatattttgtattttgaccTCTTTAATCACCCTTGCGGTTAAAGGCTCCATACCTGCTTcccttttaatatattattacaaaggtgggttattttttttttaaatttatcatctaaaacatttaaaattctCACATAACATTGATGGAAACGATTTATTTATCTTGCTTAATTCCTAACAACCAGTTAAAATTGCAACCAAATGTTTATTTGcaaatcattttcattttgactTCAGGCTTGGCTGATCACCCATCTTAATTCCAAACGCACCGGTTCCATATGCTGTCAAACAGAGCATTAATAGAGCAACCTAATTTCTAAGGTAATAATATACCCCACAATTGACACAATTCTTAAATAGCTGTATATTCAAAGAATGACAACACCACCTGTTCACcaatttgtatatatttttataggaaATTGACTTAAGGCTGGCAGAAGACATTCAATTCTGGAAAGTCTCATTACCTCCCATTTCCTTGGCTGGAAAGTCGGATTACTCATTTCTCATTTCCCTTTGCTTTTTCCTTCAcaaatatgaatataattaaacaaacagTGAGGCATAATTTAATAAGGATACAAATGGCATAAATTTTAAGCAGAATTAAAATGGTGCTACCAATTGCTCTATTTAGCTGCCAACAGCTCCTTAAATCGACTGGTGACGGACTCCTGGAGAGGAACATAGGGAATCCGAGTTATCACCTCTTTCCCGAATGCAAAGACGAGAGCTTCTCTTGCGGTCTGAAGATCAATACCACGAGTCTGGAGATAGAACAGCTGATCTTCTTCAAGGTCACTGATGGCAGCACCATGCGAACACTTGACATCATCTGCGATGATTTGGAGGTTAGGCTTTAAATTGGCTGTGGCTCGAGGTGCCAAGAGGAGTGTTCTTGTCAGCTGCCCAGCATCGGTTTGTTGTGCATATCTAAGAATTAGAAGCAAGAACATGAGTCCTAAGAATCACATTTGTCTATGTGAGATCATGGTCACAAAATGTGAAATTAGACACTACTATGATAATAATGGAAGAATATAAGAGACATTTCAAGTGAGAAATTAACATTACAAGCATCGAGCAGAATACCTGTTCACCTTTATGTTGCCATCAAATATAGCATGACCTGAAGAATCTGATACAATGCATTTGTGAAGCTGTCGGGAAAACCCTCTTGGATAATCAAGGACTAATTTGCTGTGTAGATCTTGTGTTTGATTGCTCTGTGCTATATGAAATGCTGACATTTCTGTCACAGTCTCTGGGCCTAATTGTTGAATATGAATATTATGTCTGCTTAACCTTCCTCCAGTACTTACCTCAACAAGCTCATAGGTACTAGCTGCTTCCTGCAAAAGATGGAACACAATATCTCAAAAGGTGTTTATTTTacggtttaaatatttgaattctgCATGCTATAACTTATTTATAGTAGGGCGACAGAACCAACTTTCATCAAAACAGAGgaatatttttcacttttacTGAACAACTTCAGGAAAAGATGAACACCATTTAATCCCCACTCCCAGAAAGGACTACAAAAATCTGCAAGCATTTGAGAGATAGAAGCCATCACTATGTTGTACCAGTTAGTAACTTAGAATATGCCGAGTCCCATTAAGAGATCGATAAAATTGGAAAAGGTCCTTAGATCACCTTTATTGTTCATTATGAAGTGGCCCGTACTTTGGGAATGCCATGGTGTGGTTTTGGCTTAATACATTGACATATCATTTTAGTTTGACTATTCATCAAATACCATGCTGTCAACTACATAAGTGATCAAGAGACCCGCATCGCCAATAGGATTAATTAAAGCCAAATAGGCCAGATGTGGTAGCGATTTTCTTTCTAGTTTTAGTAATGCTGGCAGGCTTTTTGAGTCAAGTGAAAAAAATGCACTAGGCAGTAGTA includes:
- the LOC120272144 gene encoding putative serine/threonine-protein kinase — protein: MSFCCFDALFAGIKDKVTPYSQENTNYENSPVKKNIKFFTYNELSSATNDFHPSNRIGRGGFGIVYKGVLRNGSTIAAKVLSAESKQGVNEFLTEINTISNVKHPNLVELVGCCVQGSSRILVYEYVENNSLDRALLGPKGNRCKLSWSSRSAICLGAAKGLVFLHEETRPHIVHRDIKASNILLDRNFVPKIGDFGLAKLFPDNVTHLSTRIAGTMGYLAPEYAMHGQLTKKADVYSFGVLILEIISGRSTSKSTHSDTEQALLEWTWQLYEEEKLTDLVDPNLKEYPEEDVKRFIKVALFCIQAATARRPSMTQVVEMLSKPTIRIKEKELTAPGLWHKSSATSTTSSSKSQANDTSPMLSVTPLTAPSVTLMLAR
- the LOC120272145 gene encoding clathrin light chain 2-like; its protein translation is MSNSFDAFSADGHEAAPPNSATTRPFDDDGYIGYDPRLPSQRYDSFSAFAAEEDPPKDVPDDGFGDVHVHHVSVGSGGGGGSFPPSPEPFGYSPEPHQEFSSPFEMPEANGGADHDAIFSDEPTLPPPGEMQPEEGFLLREWRRQNAELLKQKEEREKELREQIYKEADEYKTGFYEKRKVNCETNKIHNREREKLFLANQEKFHTNADKQYWKAIAELIPNEVPNIEKRRGKKDQDKKPSIVVIQGPKPGKPTDLSRMRQILLKLKHNLPPHMKPPPPPPAPAPAKDGAPAAAKKQGSPKGTTTANGKPSSKEEAATAPPVESNTTTEPVAVAAE